A single genomic interval of Chryseobacterium paludis harbors:
- the folP gene encoding dihydropteroate synthase has translation MNNHSINCNGKLIDLTSPKIMGILNLTPDSFSDGGKFNNEKSALEHAEKLLKDGAELIDIGPQSTRPNAEFLSSDEEIKRLGNLISRIKKEFQEALISLDTFYSETVKFGFNEGIDLINDISGGQFDGRMFDTVAETQLPYLLMHVNPSYETMHDKKKFEDITLEVNRYFSEKTNELLQKGVKDILLDPGFGFGKTVADQMKMLDEVEFLGFGKFPLLIGISRKSFIYKPLGKSPLDINEETQKLHLKVLKQGAKILRVHDVAEAKKTLEVFLHGNY, from the coding sequence TTATAGATTTAACGAGCCCTAAGATTATGGGGATTTTAAATCTTACTCCAGATTCTTTTTCTGATGGCGGGAAATTTAATAATGAAAAATCGGCTTTAGAACATGCTGAGAAATTGCTAAAAGATGGTGCAGAATTAATTGATATAGGTCCTCAGTCGACTCGTCCAAATGCAGAGTTTCTTAGTAGTGATGAGGAGATTAAAAGATTAGGAAACCTGATTTCTAGGATCAAAAAAGAATTTCAGGAAGCATTGATCTCACTGGACACATTTTATTCTGAAACCGTAAAATTTGGCTTTAATGAAGGAATTGATTTGATCAACGATATTTCAGGAGGTCAGTTTGATGGGAGGATGTTCGACACCGTAGCAGAAACTCAACTTCCTTATCTATTAATGCACGTAAATCCTTCTTATGAAACAATGCATGACAAAAAGAAATTTGAGGATATTACATTGGAAGTAAATAGATATTTTAGTGAAAAGACAAATGAACTTCTACAAAAAGGGGTAAAAGATATTCTATTGGATCCAGGTTTTGGTTTTGGGAAAACGGTAGCAGATCAAATGAAAATGCTTGATGAAGTAGAATTTCTTGGATTTGGAAAATTCCCTCTATTAATTGGTATTTCAAGAAAGTCTTTTATTTATAAACCACTTGGAAAATCTCCTTTGGATATCAATGAAGAAACGCAAAAACTACATTTAAAAGTTTTAAAACAGGGAGCTAAAATCCTCAGGGTACATGATGTTGCGGAAGCAAAGAAAACACTGGAGGTGTTCTTGCATGGAAATTACTGA
- a CDS encoding M28 family peptidase, with product MNKNYLLSLLGLFIISFTNGQNYKKPLVSAIKESDIKKDMYEMAADQFWGREAGTLNELKVSMWLADKAKEAGMAPAGDNGTFFQYFDMYRHQVIPQSTVKIGNTTLKLWKDFLVAEPVNANLDTDIVYAGNTEPEDLSKLDLKGKVLAVNASDKNIEKEMTLFVRRYPGFVRTKYYNTALSLGAKAIIFITDDTSEKSWVEILPQMTRGSYGVEGLRETITNNIPVLWIKRENANWVKNNPKISINLITETYKYPSVNVIGKIEGTDPKLKNEYVLMSGHQDHDGIRHPVKNDTIYNGADDNASTCVAILAMARAYKKQPGKRSILFVFHGAEERGLLGSRWHASHPVVPKEQIVAVLNGDMIGRNSLEEAALLGGNAPHKNSEELVKMAEDANNESTKFRYLKDWDSPSHAEYFYFRSDHLPYAKVGIPAIFFTSVLHDQYHTPQDESENINYKKLYKMTEWMYRTSWKVANETERPKLIPNFILER from the coding sequence ATGAATAAGAACTATCTTCTTTCACTGTTGGGTTTATTTATCATCAGTTTCACAAACGGCCAGAATTACAAAAAACCTTTGGTATCAGCTATTAAAGAGTCGGATATTAAAAAAGATATGTACGAAATGGCTGCTGACCAATTTTGGGGACGTGAGGCAGGAACTTTAAATGAGCTTAAAGTTTCGATGTGGCTTGCTGACAAAGCTAAAGAGGCAGGAATGGCTCCTGCGGGTGACAATGGAACTTTTTTCCAGTATTTTGATATGTACAGACATCAGGTCATTCCTCAAAGTACTGTAAAAATAGGTAACACGACTTTAAAATTATGGAAAGATTTCCTCGTTGCTGAGCCCGTAAATGCTAATTTGGATACTGATATTGTATATGCCGGAAATACAGAACCTGAAGATTTATCAAAACTCGATCTTAAGGGTAAAGTTCTTGCTGTAAATGCATCTGATAAAAATATTGAAAAGGAAATGACCCTTTTTGTAAGAAGGTATCCCGGATTTGTAAGAACAAAATATTATAACACAGCACTGAGCCTTGGTGCTAAAGCCATTATCTTCATCACTGATGATACTTCGGAAAAAAGTTGGGTAGAAATTCTTCCTCAAATGACGAGAGGTTCCTACGGAGTTGAGGGGTTGAGAGAAACCATCACTAATAATATTCCTGTTCTATGGATCAAAAGAGAAAATGCAAACTGGGTGAAAAACAACCCTAAGATCTCCATAAACCTGATCACTGAAACTTATAAATACCCTTCCGTTAATGTAATCGGGAAAATTGAAGGAACAGATCCTAAATTGAAAAATGAATATGTTTTAATGAGTGGACATCAGGATCATGATGGAATCAGGCATCCTGTAAAAAACGACACCATTTACAATGGCGCCGATGATAATGCCAGCACGTGTGTCGCTATATTAGCTATGGCAAGGGCTTATAAAAAACAACCTGGTAAGAGAAGTATTCTTTTTGTTTTCCATGGTGCCGAAGAAAGAGGTTTGCTGGGATCGAGATGGCATGCATCGCATCCTGTTGTTCCAAAAGAGCAGATTGTTGCTGTATTAAATGGTGATATGATCGGAAGAAACAGCCTTGAAGAAGCTGCTTTATTAGGCGGAAATGCTCCACACAAAAACTCTGAAGAATTGGTAAAAATGGCTGAAGATGCCAATAATGAAAGCACAAAATTCAGATATCTTAAAGACTGGGACTCTCCCAGCCATGCGGAATATTTCTATTTTAGGAGTGATCATCTTCCGTATGCTAAAGTTGGAATTCCGGCTATATTCTTTACGAGTGTTTTACATGATCAGTATCACACACCACAGGATGAATCGGAAAATATTAATTACAAAAAACTATATAAAATGACGGAATGGATGTACAGAACTTCTTGGAAAGTTGCCAATGAAACTGAACGCCCTAAGCTTATCCCGAATTTTATACTGGAAAGATAA
- a CDS encoding DUF5686 family protein, with the protein MAKFSSLLFLFFTVLIFGQTQLKVFGKTNNKPIQNAAVYCDDNLLGKTNHEGLLSFKTKCKKVEILASNFEDATVDVKKTMEISLQPLSEKMDNIDRVVINDKSDPRALKILDEVNKRAKDNAPKSLDSYSFKSYSKSSIDVDRDSVETFKNFLAIRKDSLSKVDHKNFKQKEGQKKDSLINEDFLNASQESQMFLWEKATEYKYSKKFGEKTNIIDNRMSGFKNPIYEALAINISNLDRTPRQLRPENRELFNFYLSDTLQLDGRKTYVIKFKEITDKKKQNPRKFNGKIYVDAESFALKKFESVNKKQNEGNIVSVWKPINNKWFLDYEDIKLKMSSQSFNTSKKDSLKEGEKVKYNKKRFGSYLYVKNRFFDFEINEAQKASDFKGYSLEMKSSDGSLLQKYRTDSLTTRESATYAKIDSFVQKHDFEKKLGFLTQLMRGNLRYKMIDFDLTKFLSYDKYQGLRLGAGLKLNEKFNKTFSPDGYVGYGFKDHHWKYGLGLDVKLSHKRTSVFRIDYVDDVFAAGRFSNNMWDMMMKVSDINLDLHNETFYKSQKWGASFLYDISNSLSMKIAVNKEKQQALFDYQYKNLGNSFDNVSTTLSLKYAPNDKNIMTPSGKYTYEKSYPQFFVNYEKGFDALGGDLDYHRLDALIIHQFRSKLGYTNIKLFGGISSGTAPIWKNFEIAGQKDQNSDKWYSNINTPSNLGFTTMPSGTFFADKFVAFKISQYLPFRFKTLGTKYSNIEIEYQSAIGNFKNRGDHQFDFQVLDHYYQEVGFIWNRFLGTSFGVGLSYRLGHYQTSQFKDNFGIKIKLSIL; encoded by the coding sequence ATGGCAAAATTTTCATCTCTATTATTTTTATTTTTTACGGTATTAATTTTCGGTCAGACACAATTGAAGGTATTTGGTAAAACCAATAATAAGCCTATTCAAAATGCGGCGGTCTACTGTGATGATAATCTCCTTGGAAAAACCAATCATGAAGGCTTATTATCTTTTAAAACAAAATGTAAAAAAGTAGAAATTCTAGCCAGCAATTTTGAAGATGCTACGGTTGACGTAAAAAAAACAATGGAGATATCACTTCAGCCTTTGTCTGAAAAAATGGACAATATCGACAGGGTTGTTATTAATGATAAAAGTGATCCGAGAGCACTAAAAATACTGGATGAAGTTAATAAGAGAGCTAAAGATAATGCTCCGAAGTCTTTAGATTCTTACAGTTTTAAATCATATAGTAAATCTTCTATTGATGTCGATAGAGACTCCGTCGAAACCTTTAAAAATTTTTTAGCGATAAGAAAAGATTCTCTTTCCAAGGTAGATCATAAGAATTTTAAACAGAAAGAAGGTCAGAAGAAAGATTCGCTGATTAACGAAGATTTCCTTAATGCATCCCAGGAAAGTCAGATGTTCCTTTGGGAAAAAGCTACAGAATACAAATATTCTAAGAAGTTTGGCGAAAAAACCAATATTATAGACAACAGAATGTCAGGGTTTAAAAATCCAATTTATGAAGCATTGGCAATTAATATTTCGAACTTAGACAGAACCCCGAGACAACTGAGACCGGAAAACAGGGAATTGTTTAATTTTTATCTTTCTGACACTTTACAGCTTGATGGAAGAAAAACCTATGTCATCAAATTCAAAGAAATTACTGATAAGAAAAAACAGAATCCAAGAAAATTCAACGGAAAAATATATGTAGATGCGGAAAGTTTTGCATTAAAAAAGTTTGAAAGTGTTAATAAAAAACAGAACGAAGGAAACATCGTTTCTGTCTGGAAACCGATTAATAACAAATGGTTTTTAGATTATGAAGACATTAAATTAAAAATGAGCAGCCAAAGCTTTAATACGTCTAAAAAAGACAGTTTAAAAGAAGGAGAAAAGGTAAAATATAACAAAAAGAGATTTGGCAGCTATCTGTATGTAAAAAACCGATTTTTTGATTTTGAAATCAACGAAGCGCAGAAAGCATCCGACTTCAAAGGCTACTCTCTTGAAATGAAAAGTTCCGATGGAAGTTTGCTTCAGAAATACAGAACCGACAGTCTTACTACAAGAGAAAGTGCTACCTATGCTAAAATCGATAGTTTTGTTCAAAAGCATGATTTTGAAAAGAAACTAGGTTTTTTAACACAGTTAATGAGAGGAAATCTGCGTTACAAAATGATTGATTTTGATCTTACTAAATTTTTGAGTTATGACAAGTACCAGGGTTTACGTTTGGGAGCAGGTCTAAAACTCAACGAAAAATTCAACAAAACATTTTCTCCTGATGGATATGTCGGATATGGTTTTAAAGATCACCACTGGAAATATGGATTAGGCCTGGATGTGAAATTATCCCACAAAAGGACATCTGTTTTCCGTATTGATTATGTAGATGATGTCTTTGCAGCGGGTAGATTTAGCAACAATATGTGGGATATGATGATGAAAGTTTCAGATATCAATTTAGATCTTCATAACGAAACTTTTTATAAAAGCCAAAAATGGGGAGCTTCATTTCTTTATGATATTTCAAATTCATTAAGCATGAAAATTGCTGTAAATAAAGAAAAACAACAGGCTCTTTTCGACTATCAGTATAAAAATCTGGGTAATAGCTTTGACAATGTAAGTACAACATTATCTTTAAAATATGCTCCCAACGACAAAAACATCATGACTCCCAGTGGAAAATACACCTATGAAAAAAGTTACCCTCAGTTTTTTGTAAATTATGAAAAAGGATTTGATGCTTTAGGTGGAGATCTGGATTATCACCGGTTAGACGCGTTGATTATTCACCAGTTCAGATCTAAATTAGGATATACCAACATTAAACTTTTCGGGGGAATATCCTCGGGAACTGCTCCTATCTGGAAGAATTTTGAAATAGCCGGGCAAAAAGATCAAAATTCTGACAAGTGGTATTCAAATATTAATACTCCATCTAATTTAGGATTTACAACAATGCCTTCAGGGACTTTCTTTGCGGATAAATTTGTTGCATTTAAAATTTCCCAATATCTGCCATTCCGATTCAAAACTTTAGGTACAAAGTATTCCAACATAGAAATTGAATATCAATCTGCTATAGGAAACTTTAAAAACAGAGGTGACCATCAGTTTGATTTTCAGGTACTCGATCATTATTATCAGGAAGTTGGATTTATCTGGAACAGATTTTTGGGCACAAGTTTCGGTGTAGGACTATCCTACAGATTAGGACATTATCAAACATCTCAATTTAAAGACAACTTTGGCATAAAGATAAAATTAAGTATCCTTTAA
- the alaS gene encoding alanine--tRNA ligase yields the protein MTSQEIRQKFLDYFKSKDHLIVPSAPIVLKDDPTLMFSNSGMTQFKDFFLGYKVPTAPRIADTQKCLRVSGKHNDLDDVGRDTYHHTMFEMLGNWSFGDYFKKDAIAFAWELLTGVYGIPKENLYVTIFEGDASENLERDQDAYDFWKSHISEDRIINGNKKDNFWEMGESGPCGPCSEIHVDLRTPEEKARVSGLELVNNDHPQVVEVWNLVFMEFNRKADKSLEKLPQQHVDTGMGFERLCMALQGKSSNYDTDVFTPLIAKVEELSGKKYTGILEDEKDIAIRVVVDHIRAVSFAIADGQLPSNGGAGYVIRRILRRAISYSYRFLGMKEPFLFELVSVLKDQMGPYFPELEKQGNLVTEVIKSEEESFLKTIESGLVRVERLIQQTIADNSKVLPSVEVFELYDTYGFPDDLTRIIAEEKGLTIDEEGFKAEMAKQKQRSKKDSASKVYDWVVLEEKPETFVGYDELEAETYITRYRKVENKDGEFYQVVLSNSPFYPEGGGQIGDKGVLENATESFEVLETKKENGLIISLINGLPKDAGAVFYAKVNATERKNSQANHSVTHLLHEALREVLGTHVEQKGSYVGPDYLRFDFSHFNKMTEEELAVIEEKVNQKIKDSIALQEFRNIPIQEAIDKGAMALFGEKYGDSVRMIQFGSSKELCGGTHVKNTSEIGHFKITSENSAAAGIRRIEAISGDKSAEYFKNLEQQITELSQLLKSKDVVRSIEKLIEENTSLKSEVESLKKEKAKGEIGDWKSAYEQKGDKQLLVKKTSLDAGSVKDIVFQLKKEIPTSVTIVLSNADDKPMITVGVSDDLAAHYQAGAIVKELANEIQGGGGGNPGFATAGGKNLDGLENAYQKALNI from the coding sequence ATGACATCACAAGAGATACGTCAAAAATTTTTAGATTATTTTAAAAGTAAAGACCACCTTATCGTTCCTTCAGCACCTATTGTGTTGAAAGACGACCCTACACTCATGTTCTCTAATTCGGGAATGACTCAATTCAAGGATTTTTTCCTGGGTTATAAAGTACCTACAGCCCCTAGAATTGCCGATACTCAAAAATGTTTGAGGGTTTCAGGGAAACATAATGATCTGGATGATGTAGGTAGAGATACCTACCACCATACCATGTTTGAAATGTTAGGAAACTGGTCTTTTGGTGATTATTTTAAAAAAGATGCTATTGCTTTTGCCTGGGAATTGTTGACTGGAGTTTATGGAATTCCTAAAGAAAATTTATATGTAACTATTTTTGAAGGTGATGCTTCTGAAAATCTTGAAAGAGATCAGGATGCTTATGACTTCTGGAAATCTCACATTTCTGAAGATAGAATTATCAATGGAAATAAAAAAGATAATTTCTGGGAAATGGGTGAAAGTGGACCATGCGGACCATGTTCAGAAATCCATGTTGACCTTAGAACACCTGAAGAAAAAGCGAGAGTTTCAGGACTGGAATTAGTAAATAATGACCACCCGCAGGTTGTTGAGGTCTGGAATCTGGTTTTCATGGAATTCAACAGGAAAGCGGATAAAAGCTTAGAAAAACTCCCACAACAGCATGTTGATACGGGAATGGGATTTGAGCGTCTTTGTATGGCATTACAGGGGAAATCTTCCAACTATGATACAGACGTTTTCACTCCGCTTATTGCTAAAGTTGAAGAACTTTCAGGCAAGAAGTATACGGGAATTTTAGAAGACGAAAAAGATATTGCTATCCGTGTGGTGGTAGATCACATCAGAGCCGTTTCTTTTGCTATTGCAGACGGACAATTACCTTCAAACGGAGGTGCTGGATATGTGATCAGAAGAATTTTAAGAAGAGCGATTTCTTATTCTTATCGATTTTTAGGAATGAAAGAACCTTTCCTTTTCGAATTGGTTTCGGTACTTAAAGATCAGATGGGACCTTATTTCCCTGAATTGGAGAAACAAGGAAATCTGGTTACCGAAGTAATTAAAAGTGAAGAAGAATCATTCTTAAAAACCATTGAAAGTGGTCTGGTAAGAGTTGAAAGATTGATTCAGCAAACTATCGCTGACAATTCAAAGGTATTACCTTCCGTTGAGGTTTTTGAGTTGTACGACACTTATGGTTTTCCTGACGATTTAACAAGAATTATCGCTGAAGAAAAAGGGCTGACTATTGATGAGGAAGGATTTAAAGCTGAAATGGCAAAACAAAAGCAACGTTCTAAAAAAGACTCTGCTTCTAAGGTTTACGATTGGGTAGTTTTGGAAGAAAAGCCTGAAACTTTTGTTGGATACGACGAGCTTGAAGCTGAAACTTATATAACAAGATACCGAAAAGTTGAAAACAAGGATGGCGAATTCTATCAGGTTGTTTTAAGCAACTCGCCTTTTTATCCTGAAGGAGGTGGACAAATCGGCGATAAAGGTGTTTTAGAAAACGCTACAGAAAGTTTTGAAGTATTAGAAACGAAAAAGGAAAATGGATTGATCATTTCACTGATCAACGGTCTTCCAAAAGATGCCGGAGCGGTTTTTTATGCTAAGGTAAATGCTACAGAGAGAAAAAATTCTCAGGCAAACCATTCTGTTACTCACCTTTTGCATGAAGCTCTCAGAGAAGTTTTGGGAACTCACGTAGAACAAAAAGGCTCTTATGTAGGACCCGATTATTTGCGTTTTGACTTCTCTCATTTCAACAAGATGACAGAAGAAGAATTGGCTGTAATAGAAGAAAAAGTAAATCAAAAGATCAAAGACAGCATTGCTTTACAGGAGTTTAGAAATATTCCTATCCAGGAAGCGATTGACAAAGGAGCGATGGCTTTATTTGGTGAAAAGTATGGTGACAGCGTGAGAATGATCCAGTTTGGAAGTTCAAAGGAACTATGCGGTGGAACTCACGTTAAGAACACGAGTGAAATTGGTCATTTCAAGATTACTTCTGAAAATTCTGCAGCTGCAGGGATCAGGAGAATTGAAGCGATATCCGGAGATAAATCTGCTGAATATTTTAAAAATCTGGAGCAACAGATTACAGAACTTTCTCAATTATTAAAATCGAAAGATGTTGTAAGATCTATCGAAAAGTTAATCGAAGAAAATACGTCTCTGAAATCTGAAGTTGAATCATTGAAGAAAGAGAAAGCTAAAGGGGAGATTGGTGATTGGAAAAGTGCTTATGAACAGAAAGGAGATAAGCAATTATTGGTTAAGAAAACTTCGTTAGATGCGGGTTCAGTAAAAGATATTGTTTTCCAGCTGAAAAAAGAGATCCCAACTTCTGTAACGATCGTTCTTTCCAATGCTGATGATAAACCGATGATCACTGTAGGTGTTTCTGATGACCTGGCTGCTCATTATCAGGCTGGAGCTATCGTAAAAGAATTAGCTAATGAGATCCAAGGCGGAGGTGGCGGAAACCCTGGTTTTGCTACGGCTGGTGGGAAAAATCTTGATGGTTTAGAAAATGCTTATCAAAAAGCTTTGAATATTTAA
- a CDS encoding sigma-70 family RNA polymerase sigma factor, with protein sequence MTKNEALKNWVEKYSESLLKRAMYLLSDKDDAKDVVQEVFLSALSSYDSFEGKSQPLTWLNAILQRKVADFYRKKYKSEPEIKLDHFFDDTGSWKNSDVLNDWNVSNRESELLDDQDFNKTLEDCIEELPSRWKIPLKMYYLQEKKAPDVSQELDISTTNLWKILQRSRMQLRECLDFNWFAKS encoded by the coding sequence ATGACAAAAAATGAAGCGCTGAAAAACTGGGTTGAAAAATACTCAGAATCTCTTTTGAAAAGAGCAATGTATCTGCTTTCAGACAAAGATGATGCGAAGGATGTAGTTCAGGAAGTTTTTCTTTCGGCGTTGTCATCCTATGATTCATTTGAAGGAAAAAGCCAGCCACTTACATGGCTGAATGCGATTCTTCAAAGAAAAGTTGCTGATTTTTATCGCAAGAAATATAAGTCAGAACCTGAAATTAAGCTTGATCATTTTTTCGATGATACCGGTTCGTGGAAAAATAGTGATGTACTGAACGATTGGAATGTTTCAAACAGGGAATCCGAACTTTTGGATGATCAGGACTTTAATAAAACTTTGGAAGATTGTATTGAAGAACTGCCCTCCAGGTGGAAGATTCCATTAAAAATGTATTATCTTCAAGAAAAAAAAGCACCGGATGTGAGTCAGGAATTAGATATTTCTACGACTAACTTATGGAAGATTTTACAAAGAAGTAGAATGCAGCTGCGAGAATGTCTGGATTTTAATTGGTTTGCAAAATCATAA
- a CDS encoding DUF417 family protein, with product MNGTSQVLTKEQPTYKLGYYISLFGAALILLWIGIFKFTPTEAQGIKSLVENHFLTFFVYKIASVQTVSNAIGAIEIIIALLLIFSAKFVFLRRYAGIGMIITFLVTLSYLFTTPGIWKVVDGIPITDFFILKDLMFLGFGLMIFQKNK from the coding sequence ATGAACGGAACATCACAAGTACTGACCAAGGAACAACCGACGTATAAACTTGGTTATTACATTTCACTTTTCGGAGCAGCGCTTATCCTACTATGGATAGGAATTTTCAAATTCACTCCTACCGAAGCGCAGGGAATAAAAAGCTTAGTCGAAAACCATTTCCTCACCTTTTTCGTATATAAAATAGCAAGTGTACAAACGGTGTCAAATGCTATCGGAGCGATAGAAATTATCATTGCATTATTACTGATATTTAGTGCGAAATTTGTATTTCTAAGACGATATGCAGGAATAGGTATGATCATTACTTTTCTGGTTACCTTAAGTTATTTATTTACAACACCGGGAATATGGAAAGTAGTGGATGGAATACCAATAACGGATTTTTTCATTCTGAAAGACCTAATGTTTTTAGGATTTGGATTGATGATATTTCAAAAAAATAAATAG
- the msrB gene encoding peptide-methionine (R)-S-oxide reductase MsrB, translating to MKSILILLGIILGIAVFARSCGDSKKSTEVKKENETIMDSKNVKEVYFAGGCFWGTEHFFQQIRGVVGTEVGYANGNKTNPTYEEVVSHSTGFAETVKVKYDPEQVDLKLLIDLYFKTIDPTSLNQQGNDRGDQYRTGIYSTDKATEAIIKEEVQKLAKSYNKPVVVETIPLKNFYKAEDYHQDYLDKNPGGYCHIEPGLFEMAKNANPLPKAKYQKQDKKVLKEKLTAEQYSVTQENATERPFQNEYDKEFREGIYVDITTGEPLFISTDKFESGCGWPSFSKPITKNVIDEKIDKSVGMTRVEVRSKTGDAHLGHVFTDGPADKGGLRYCINSASLKFIPKDEMQKKGYGEYLPLLDKK from the coding sequence ATGAAAAGTATATTAATATTACTCGGAATTATTCTGGGGATTGCAGTATTTGCAAGAAGTTGTGGAGATTCAAAGAAATCCACAGAAGTAAAAAAAGAAAATGAGACCATTATGGATAGTAAAAATGTAAAAGAAGTTTATTTTGCAGGTGGATGTTTCTGGGGAACAGAGCATTTTTTTCAACAAATTCGTGGAGTTGTAGGAACGGAAGTTGGTTATGCCAACGGAAACAAAACAAATCCTACCTATGAAGAAGTAGTAAGTCATTCTACAGGTTTTGCAGAAACGGTAAAAGTGAAGTATGATCCTGAGCAAGTGGATTTAAAACTATTAATTGACCTGTATTTCAAAACCATCGATCCTACAAGTTTAAACCAACAAGGAAACGATAGGGGAGACCAATACAGAACGGGGATTTATTCTACTGATAAGGCTACAGAAGCCATTATAAAAGAAGAGGTGCAAAAGCTAGCTAAGAGTTATAATAAACCCGTTGTAGTAGAAACAATTCCATTGAAAAATTTCTATAAGGCAGAGGATTATCATCAGGATTATTTGGATAAAAACCCAGGGGGATATTGCCATATAGAGCCAGGACTTTTTGAAATGGCTAAAAACGCGAATCCACTTCCAAAAGCTAAATATCAAAAACAGGATAAAAAGGTTTTAAAAGAAAAACTTACTGCTGAACAATACAGCGTAACGCAAGAAAATGCTACTGAAAGACCTTTTCAAAATGAATACGATAAAGAGTTTCGTGAAGGGATTTATGTAGATATTACAACAGGGGAACCGTTGTTTATCTCAACAGATAAATTTGAATCTGGTTGTGGATGGCCAAGTTTTTCCAAACCAATTACTAAAAATGTAATTGATGAGAAAATAGACAAATCTGTAGGAATGACCAGAGTTGAAGTTAGAAGTAAAACAGGGGATGCTCACCTCGGACATGTTTTCACAGATGGGCCTGCAGACAAAGGAGGATTACGTTACTGTATCAACAGTGCTTCATTAAAATTCATTCCCAAAGATGAAATGCAGAAAAAAGGATATGGTGAATATCTTCCTTTACTGGATAAAAAATAA
- a CDS encoding murein L,D-transpeptidase catalytic domain family protein, with protein sequence MILIKKKVTQKYLVGHGCGNNSWSSDESKDNPTFSNEDGSHLSSLGKYRIGERGSSEWGINIKYLMHGLDETNDNALKRTIVFHSWNKMSNKEIYPNGSPEGWGCPTVSNDALRAIDPLLKNSSKPVLMWIYN encoded by the coding sequence ATGATTTTAATCAAAAAAAAAGTCACTCAGAAGTATTTGGTTGGTCATGGGTGTGGAAATAATTCGTGGAGTTCGGATGAATCAAAAGACAATCCGACTTTTAGCAATGAGGACGGAAGTCATCTTTCTTCATTGGGAAAATACAGAATCGGAGAAAGAGGAAGCAGTGAATGGGGAATTAATATCAAGTACTTAATGCATGGATTAGATGAAACTAATGATAATGCATTGAAAAGAACAATCGTTTTCCACTCCTGGAATAAAATGAGTAATAAAGAAATATATCCCAATGGCTCTCCTGAGGGATGGGGATGTCCAACGGTGTCTAATGATGCCCTAAGAGCAATAGATCCTTTACTGAAAAATTCTTCCAAACCGGTTTTGATGTGGATCTATAATTAA
- a CDS encoding ABC transporter permease, protein MLKLLKLEYYKNLNYRPFKVFTILYFAILVALLFIGLVDLDVFGATINLKEQGIYNFPEIWNFTTWIVALLKIFLGLIIVFSISQEFSNRMFKQNTIDGLSRKEFIASKLLTISVFTIVSTVIVFIITLLLGESYSKVTGSEMVFKEMFFIGNYFVKLFAFFCFLMFLSILLRKSMFVFLGFFVYWIGEGILTAIEVFLKVRGTQELERMKILKDDFFFTHLLPLDSMSNLIPNPMMRLNMAKMMGLKYEFTYPTESLIACIVWSGIFIFGSYWILRKRDW, encoded by the coding sequence ATGCTTAAATTACTAAAACTCGAGTACTACAAAAACCTGAATTACAGACCATTCAAGGTTTTTACGATATTATATTTTGCGATACTGGTGGCACTCCTTTTTATTGGATTAGTAGATCTGGATGTTTTTGGAGCGACCATCAATTTAAAAGAACAGGGAATTTATAACTTCCCGGAGATCTGGAATTTCACCACATGGATCGTAGCATTATTAAAGATCTTCCTGGGTCTGATCATTGTCTTTTCAATCTCTCAGGAATTCAGTAACAGAATGTTCAAGCAAAATACCATTGATGGATTAAGCAGAAAGGAATTTATTGCCTCTAAACTCTTAACGATAAGTGTTTTCACTATTGTTTCAACCGTTATTGTCTTTATTATTACACTTCTTTTAGGAGAAAGTTATTCTAAGGTGACCGGCTCTGAAATGGTTTTTAAGGAAATGTTCTTTATTGGAAACTATTTTGTTAAACTCTTTGCTTTTTTCTGCTTCCTGATGTTTCTTTCCATACTACTGAGAAAATCGATGTTTGTATTCCTTGGCTTCTTTGTGTATTGGATCGGAGAGGGAATATTAACAGCCATCGAAGTATTTTTAAAGGTTCGCGGTACACAGGAACTGGAAAGAATGAAAATCCTGAAAGACGATTTCTTCTTTACTCACCTTTTACCATTAGACAGTATGTCCAACCTTATTCCTAATCCCATGATGAGGCTAAATATGGCAAAAATGATGGGATTAAAGTATGAGTTTACCTATCCTACAGAAAGCTTAATTGCTTGTATCGTTTGGAGTGGGATCTTTATTTTCGGTTCTTACTGGATCTTACGAAAGAGAGACTGGTAG